The Catenulispora sp. MAP5-51 genome has a window encoding:
- a CDS encoding alpha/beta hydrolase family protein, with amino-acid sequence MTTTPITGRTRRPTRRTVLGAALAAGTAVPLSLADRASAAASAANGMTATNAAATTNAAGAAHAFSPRPAAAKNSGAPASLTIPPPTGPHRVGTVNLHLVDDSRPDPLTPSQRYPLMASIWYPARDTERFPTAPWMTPGTFQAWLADVGFPPTSLPVPDTAGHLGAPVERGRRPRPVILFSHGAHDHRSDTTTVVQELVSHGYVVATVDHTYDAFTQFPGGPVLSPVGAVNVPESPSDFAADLKFLLDTVHAIAAGHNPDVDRQPLPAGLAGSLDLERVGVFGWSKGGTAATLETIADDRVRAGLAFDGPMEPTITTDLDKPFMMMSAVFTRESDPDAQEFWTHLKGWRRYCELQGAEHISFTDSEGLILPAAALLGLDEAGVQGFVGTMDPNEGVRIQQAYPRAFFDLHLRNRHSKLLDGPSPQFPSVKFVA; translated from the coding sequence ATGACGACCACACCGATCACCGGCCGCACCCGGCGCCCGACTCGCCGCACCGTCCTGGGGGCCGCGCTGGCCGCCGGGACCGCGGTTCCGTTGAGCCTGGCCGACCGGGCCTCGGCCGCCGCGAGCGCCGCAAACGGCATGACCGCCACAAATGCCGCTGCCACCACGAACGCCGCCGGCGCCGCCCACGCCTTCTCGCCGCGACCGGCCGCCGCCAAGAACTCCGGCGCCCCGGCGAGTCTGACCATCCCGCCGCCGACCGGCCCGCACCGCGTCGGCACCGTCAACCTGCACCTGGTGGACGACTCCCGTCCCGACCCGCTGACCCCGAGCCAGCGCTATCCGCTGATGGCCAGCATCTGGTACCCGGCCCGCGACACCGAGCGCTTCCCGACCGCGCCCTGGATGACGCCCGGCACCTTCCAGGCCTGGCTGGCCGACGTCGGCTTCCCCCCGACCAGCCTGCCGGTCCCGGACACCGCCGGGCACCTCGGCGCCCCGGTGGAGCGCGGCCGGCGCCCGCGCCCGGTCATCCTGTTCTCCCACGGCGCCCACGACCACCGCTCCGACACCACGACCGTGGTGCAGGAACTCGTCAGCCACGGCTACGTCGTGGCCACCGTGGACCACACCTACGACGCCTTCACGCAGTTCCCCGGCGGCCCGGTCCTGAGCCCGGTCGGCGCCGTCAACGTCCCGGAGTCGCCGAGCGACTTCGCCGCCGACCTGAAGTTCCTGTTGGACACCGTCCACGCCATAGCCGCCGGCCACAACCCCGACGTGGACCGGCAACCGCTGCCCGCGGGCCTGGCCGGCAGCCTGGACCTGGAGCGGGTCGGCGTCTTCGGCTGGTCCAAGGGCGGGACCGCGGCCACCCTGGAGACCATCGCCGACGACCGGGTCCGCGCCGGCCTGGCCTTCGACGGCCCGATGGAGCCCACCATCACCACCGACCTGGACAAGCCGTTCATGATGATGAGCGCGGTCTTCACCCGGGAGAGCGACCCCGACGCCCAGGAGTTCTGGACGCACCTGAAGGGCTGGCGGCGGTACTGCGAGCTCCAAGGCGCCGAGCACATCTCGTTCACCGACAGCGAGGGCCTGATCCTGCCGGCGGCCGCGCTCCTCGGGCTGGACGAGGCCGGAGTCCAGGGCTTCGTCGGCACCATGGACCCGAACGAGGGCGTCCGGATCCAGCAGGCCTACCCGCGCGCCTTCTTCGACCTGCACCTGCGGAACCGGCACAGCAAGCTGCTGGACGGGCCCTCGCCGCAGTTCCCCTCGGTGAAGTTCGTGGCCTGA
- a CDS encoding maleylpyruvate isomerase family mycothiol-dependent enzyme, with amino-acid sequence MGEFDFFGVLRSELDTFGTLLVGLTKEDLGRQVPSCAPWTLYELVDHLGNGNLWVGTAVQEGHGRNDQERTAPHDPASLHTWYLSTVEEITTALSADAATEAWTFSSLMPRTVGFWQRRRAHETRMHRWDAQNALGAAEPFEPAFAVDAVSEVFELFAPRMVQRGLAAEPATALRLTATDVGRSWEHGPGEPVSEVAGTASDLALMLWGRIGTDASGLVWNGDREAGERVVKAPLVP; translated from the coding sequence ATGGGTGAATTCGACTTCTTCGGCGTCCTGCGCTCCGAGCTGGACACTTTCGGCACGCTGCTCGTCGGCCTGACCAAGGAGGACCTCGGCCGCCAGGTGCCCTCCTGCGCGCCGTGGACCCTCTACGAGCTGGTCGACCACCTCGGCAACGGCAACCTGTGGGTCGGCACGGCGGTCCAGGAGGGCCACGGCCGCAACGACCAGGAGCGCACCGCGCCGCACGACCCGGCGTCCCTGCACACCTGGTACCTGAGCACCGTCGAGGAGATCACCACCGCGCTGTCCGCCGACGCCGCCACCGAGGCCTGGACCTTCAGCAGCCTGATGCCGCGCACCGTCGGCTTCTGGCAGCGCCGGCGCGCGCACGAGACCCGGATGCACCGCTGGGACGCGCAGAACGCCCTCGGCGCCGCCGAGCCCTTCGAGCCGGCGTTCGCCGTCGACGCGGTCAGCGAGGTGTTCGAACTGTTCGCGCCGCGCATGGTCCAGCGCGGACTGGCCGCCGAGCCCGCGACCGCGCTGCGGCTGACCGCCACGGACGTCGGCCGGTCCTGGGAGCACGGGCCCGGCGAGCCGGTGTCCGAGGTCGCCGGGACGGCCTCGGACCTGGCGCTGATGCTGTGGGGCCGGATCGGGACGGACGCCTCGGGGCTGGTGTGGAACGGCGACCGGGAGGCGGGGGAGCGGGTGGTCAAGGCGCCGCTGGTGCCCTGA
- a CDS encoding GNAT family N-acetyltransferase, translated as MTTLTTLTTGGRDPELSEALEAGLDEFNFAATGTTKADQDVFSVKVTDDAGAIVGGLTAWTWAGLCGISMLWVRADSRQDGWGSKILRAAEDEARRRGCDRVAVSSFTFQAPEFYQRHGYVETGRTRGIPGDAEDVHMFKRLD; from the coding sequence ATGACCACCCTGACCACCCTGACCACCGGCGGCCGCGACCCGGAGCTCTCCGAGGCTCTCGAAGCCGGGCTGGACGAGTTCAACTTCGCCGCGACCGGCACCACCAAGGCCGACCAGGACGTCTTCTCGGTGAAGGTGACCGACGACGCCGGCGCGATCGTCGGCGGCCTGACCGCCTGGACCTGGGCCGGGCTGTGCGGGATCAGCATGCTGTGGGTGCGCGCCGACTCCCGCCAGGACGGCTGGGGCTCGAAGATCCTGCGCGCCGCCGAGGACGAGGCCCGGCGGCGCGGCTGCGACCGGGTCGCGGTGTCCTCGTTCACGTTCCAGGCCCCGGAGTTCTACCAGCGCCACGGCTACGTCGAGACCGGCCGTACGCGCGGTATCCCGGGCGACGCCGAGGACGTCCACATGTTCAAGCGCCTCGACTGA
- a CDS encoding response regulator, translating to MSGQPSIGSGTVDTQVRVMVADDHPMWRDAVARDLAEAGYDVVATAGDGEEAVRRGTAARPQVVVLDMQMPKLSGAEVTARLVAADPDVKVLVLSASGEQQDVLQAVKAGAIGYLVKSASREELLAAVERIAVGDPVFTPGLAGLVLGEFRKLAITPAGSGTGAGADAPRLTERETEVLRLVAKGLSYKQIADRLVLSHRTVQNHVQNTLNKLQLHNRVELVRYAIAQGLDEDD from the coding sequence ATGAGTGGGCAGCCCTCGATAGGGTCGGGGACCGTGGACACTCAGGTCAGGGTCATGGTCGCCGACGACCACCCGATGTGGCGCGACGCGGTGGCCCGCGACCTCGCCGAGGCCGGGTACGACGTGGTGGCCACCGCGGGCGACGGCGAGGAGGCGGTGCGGCGCGGGACGGCCGCGCGCCCGCAGGTCGTGGTCCTGGACATGCAGATGCCCAAGCTCTCCGGCGCGGAGGTCACCGCCCGCCTGGTCGCCGCCGACCCGGACGTCAAGGTCCTGGTGCTCTCGGCCTCCGGCGAGCAGCAGGACGTGCTCCAGGCGGTGAAGGCCGGCGCCATCGGCTACCTGGTGAAGTCCGCCAGCCGCGAGGAACTGCTGGCGGCGGTGGAGCGCATCGCGGTCGGCGACCCGGTGTTCACCCCCGGCCTGGCCGGGCTGGTGCTCGGGGAGTTCCGCAAGCTGGCGATCACGCCAGCGGGCTCCGGCACCGGGGCCGGAGCGGACGCCCCGCGGCTCACGGAGCGCGAGACCGAGGTTCTGCGGCTGGTCGCCAAGGGGCTGTCGTACAAGCAGATCGCCGACCGCCTGGTGCTCTCGCACCGGACGGTGCAGAACCACGTACAGAACACGCTCAACAAGCTTCAGCTGCACAACCGTGTCGAGCTGGTGCGTTACGCGATAGCCCAAGGGCTCGACGAGGACGACTGA
- the macS gene encoding MacS family sensor histidine kinase → MSGLGEPAAAAVPQPVIEGAVEALAGSAGSIEKTATPAFAAAAPEPRSAVDTALWRALGFFRSLALLYAITRFAASYNQYAHIGPAIVVLFTMSVWTAWTGIVYHRTTTPRRALLSFLAADLAVGAAAVLSTVLVDTPTRIQDGALTLPTVWSSAPVIAAAIALGWRGGVGAAALMGGADLLERGALSPDSIHNIVLMVLTGAAIGYVTELGRTAELTLVRAQRLEAATRERQRLARDIHDGVLQVLALVQRRGAEIGGAGRDLGLMAGEQELALRALVHSWHEVEQEAGADGADPVDPVDLDLCALLGRLTGPRVTLAGPGAPVALPSPVAREVAAAAAAALDNVRAHGGPGADGLGARAWILVEDEGDGVIVTVRDDGPGIPEGRLEEARRAGRLGVAHSIRGRLADVGGSVEVVSIPGQGTEVEMRVPRPPVPRGAAPSVSALRKALR, encoded by the coding sequence ATGAGCGGGCTGGGGGAGCCGGCGGCGGCTGCGGTGCCGCAGCCGGTCATCGAGGGGGCTGTGGAGGCGCTCGCCGGGTCGGCCGGGTCGATCGAGAAGACCGCCACGCCGGCTTTTGCCGCCGCCGCGCCGGAACCGCGCTCGGCCGTCGACACCGCCCTGTGGCGCGCGCTCGGCTTCTTCCGCTCCCTGGCCCTCCTCTACGCCATAACCCGCTTCGCAGCCTCCTACAACCAGTACGCGCACATCGGCCCGGCGATCGTGGTCCTGTTCACCATGTCCGTGTGGACCGCCTGGACCGGCATCGTCTACCACCGCACCACCACGCCCCGGCGCGCGCTGCTGTCCTTCCTGGCCGCCGACCTCGCCGTCGGCGCGGCCGCGGTCCTGAGCACCGTCCTGGTCGACACCCCGACGCGGATCCAGGACGGCGCCCTGACCCTGCCCACCGTCTGGTCCTCGGCCCCGGTGATCGCCGCGGCCATCGCACTGGGATGGCGCGGCGGCGTGGGCGCGGCGGCCCTGATGGGCGGCGCCGACCTTCTCGAACGCGGCGCGCTGAGTCCGGACTCGATCCACAACATCGTGCTGATGGTGCTGACCGGCGCGGCCATCGGCTACGTCACCGAGCTCGGCCGCACCGCCGAGCTCACCCTGGTGCGGGCCCAGCGCCTGGAGGCCGCCACCCGCGAGCGCCAGCGCCTGGCCCGCGACATCCACGACGGCGTGCTGCAGGTGCTGGCCCTGGTCCAGCGGCGCGGCGCGGAGATCGGCGGCGCGGGCCGGGACCTGGGCCTGATGGCCGGGGAGCAGGAGCTGGCGCTGCGGGCGCTGGTGCACAGCTGGCACGAGGTCGAGCAGGAGGCCGGAGCCGACGGCGCCGACCCCGTCGACCCCGTCGACCTGGACCTGTGCGCCCTGCTCGGCCGGCTGACCGGCCCGCGGGTGACGCTGGCCGGGCCCGGGGCGCCGGTGGCGCTGCCGAGCCCGGTGGCGCGCGAGGTGGCCGCGGCGGCCGCGGCCGCGCTGGACAACGTCCGCGCGCACGGCGGCCCCGGTGCCGACGGCCTCGGCGCCCGCGCCTGGATCCTGGTCGAGGACGAGGGCGACGGCGTCATCGTGACCGTCCGCGACGACGGCCCCGGCATCCCCGAGGGCCGCCTGGAGGAGGCCCGCCGGGCCGGCCGCCTCGGGGTCGCGCACTCCATCCGGGGCCGGCTGGCCGACGTCGGGGGCAGCGTCGAGGTGGTCTCCATCCCGGGCCAGGGCACCGAGGTCGAGATGCGGGTGCCGCGCCCGCCGGTCCCGCGCGGCGCGGCCCCGTCGGTGTCGGCGCTGCGCAAGGCCCTGCGGTGA
- a CDS encoding lysophospholipid acyltransferase family protein gives MFYGLLKVIFLGPLLRVLFRPWAKGLENIPAEGPVILASNHMSFSDSFFMPLMVPRPVYFLAKSDYFTGKGVKGRLTAAFFRGVRSVPIDRSSGKAADPALKTALRILSEGKALGLYPEGTRSPDGRLYKGRTGIARIALESGIPVVPCAMVGTYEIQPTGQVMPKIKRVGVRFGEPLDFSRYREVPGAVDDRYILRSITDEIMYALLDLSEQEYVDMYATDAKKILSAEKAAERAEQRAEAKKAAAEERRAAIEEQRQQEADEDARRQ, from the coding sequence TTGTTCTACGGCTTGCTCAAGGTGATCTTCCTGGGGCCGCTTCTCCGGGTGCTCTTCCGTCCGTGGGCCAAGGGCCTGGAGAACATCCCGGCCGAGGGTCCGGTCATCCTTGCCAGCAACCACATGTCCTTCTCCGACTCCTTCTTCATGCCGCTGATGGTCCCGCGGCCGGTGTACTTCCTGGCCAAGAGCGACTACTTCACCGGCAAGGGCGTCAAGGGCCGGCTGACCGCGGCCTTCTTCCGCGGCGTGCGCTCGGTGCCGATCGACCGCTCCAGCGGCAAGGCCGCCGACCCGGCGCTGAAGACCGCCCTGCGGATCCTGTCCGAGGGCAAGGCCCTGGGCCTGTACCCGGAGGGCACCCGCTCGCCCGACGGACGCCTGTACAAGGGCCGCACCGGCATCGCGCGCATCGCGCTGGAGTCCGGCATCCCGGTCGTGCCCTGCGCCATGGTCGGCACCTACGAGATCCAGCCCACCGGCCAGGTGATGCCGAAGATCAAGCGGGTCGGCGTCCGCTTCGGCGAACCGCTGGACTTCTCCCGCTACCGCGAGGTCCCCGGCGCCGTGGACGACCGCTACATCCTGCGGTCCATCACCGACGAGATCATGTACGCGCTCCTGGACCTGTCGGAACAGGAGTACGTCGACATGTACGCCACCGACGCTAAGAAGATCCTGTCCGCCGAGAAGGCCGCCGAGCGCGCCGAGCAGCGGGCCGAGGCGAAGAAGGCCGCCGCCGAGGAGCGCCGCGCCGCGATCGAGGAGCAGCGGCAGCAGGAGGCCGACGAGGACGCCCGGCGGCAATGA
- a CDS encoding alpha/beta hydrolase — translation MTAPVLPGAEPFSHDSEPAGPRIGVLLCHGFTGSPQSLRPWAEHLVEAGFGVRLPRLPGHGTHWRDMQVTTWDDWYAEVDRAFHELRAGYEQVFVMGLSMGGTLTLRLAERHGAEVAGIVLVNASVKPDKAVLKAVPVLKHLVPSVAGIGNAINKQGVSELAYDRVPLKALDSFAGGWRTVAADLPKVTQPTLLFRSTADPVVHPSNSAVILSRISSTDVTEQVLEKSSHVATLDHDAERIFAGSVEFVRRVAGLGN, via the coding sequence ATGACCGCGCCCGTGCTCCCCGGTGCCGAACCCTTCTCGCACGACTCCGAGCCCGCAGGCCCGCGCATCGGCGTACTGCTGTGCCACGGCTTCACCGGCTCCCCGCAATCCCTGCGCCCCTGGGCCGAGCACCTGGTGGAGGCCGGTTTCGGGGTGCGGCTGCCGCGCCTGCCCGGCCACGGCACGCACTGGCGGGACATGCAGGTCACCACCTGGGACGACTGGTACGCCGAGGTGGACCGGGCCTTCCACGAACTGCGGGCCGGCTACGAGCAGGTGTTCGTGATGGGCCTGTCGATGGGCGGCACGCTCACCCTGCGCCTGGCCGAGCGGCACGGGGCCGAGGTGGCCGGGATCGTGCTGGTCAACGCCTCGGTGAAGCCCGACAAGGCGGTCCTGAAGGCGGTGCCGGTGCTCAAGCACCTGGTGCCCAGCGTCGCCGGCATCGGCAACGCGATCAACAAGCAGGGTGTCAGCGAACTGGCTTACGACCGGGTGCCGCTCAAGGCCCTGGACTCCTTCGCCGGCGGCTGGCGGACCGTGGCGGCCGACCTGCCGAAGGTCACGCAGCCGACCCTGTTGTTCCGGTCCACCGCGGACCCGGTCGTGCACCCGTCGAACAGCGCCGTGATCTTGTCCCGCATCTCCTCCACCGACGTCACCGAGCAGGTGCTGGAGAAGAGCTCGCACGTGGCCACCCTGGACCACGACGCGGAGCGGATCTTTGCCGGAAGCGTGGAATTCGTCCGGCGGGTCGCCGGGTTGGGGAATTGA
- a CDS encoding endonuclease/exonuclease/phosphatase family protein has product MEETIRVLTYNVRSLRDDRAALARVVRSCAPDVVCIQESPRFFGWRRAARTMAASFGLKIVAGGADASGNLLLAGPNVTVEDTEVLYLEHRRGYHLRGLALAALKIGGSRFTVAGTHLSMNLKQRVYQAGEVLGHLDGFAERNQTKPRILAGDFNSYPGSVEWGILTDRLADAWMAAPFGAEFTSTGKNPYQRLDAVFVSRDIDVVRAGVPTDLVSPADTALATDHLPVLAVLRI; this is encoded by the coding sequence ATGGAGGAGACGATACGGGTACTCACTTACAACGTGCGGTCCTTACGAGACGACCGCGCAGCCCTGGCACGCGTCGTGCGCTCATGCGCTCCCGACGTGGTGTGCATCCAGGAGTCGCCGCGCTTCTTCGGGTGGCGCCGCGCCGCCCGGACGATGGCGGCCTCGTTCGGCCTGAAGATCGTGGCCGGCGGCGCCGACGCCTCGGGCAACCTGCTGCTGGCCGGGCCGAACGTCACGGTGGAGGACACCGAGGTGCTCTACCTGGAGCACCGCCGGGGCTACCACCTGCGGGGACTGGCGCTGGCCGCGCTCAAGATCGGCGGCAGCCGGTTCACCGTCGCCGGGACCCACCTGAGCATGAACCTGAAGCAGCGCGTCTACCAGGCCGGGGAGGTGCTGGGGCATCTCGACGGGTTCGCGGAGCGCAACCAGACCAAGCCGCGGATCCTGGCCGGGGACTTCAACAGCTACCCCGGCAGCGTCGAGTGGGGCATCCTCACCGACCGCTTGGCGGACGCGTGGATGGCCGCGCCGTTCGGGGCGGAGTTCACCTCGACCGGCAAGAACCCGTATCAGCGGCTGGACGCGGTGTTCGTCTCCCGGGACATCGACGTGGTGCGCGCGGGGGTTCCCACGGACCTGGTCAGTCCGGCCGACACCGCGCTGGCCACCGACCACCTGCCGGTGCTGGCGGTCCTGCGGATCTGA
- a CDS encoding ROK family glucokinase, with protein MTLTIGVDIGGTKILAGVVDEKGKILDSVKVSTPENSDQTADAIAEAVRKVRGDHEVVAVGLGAAGFIDADRATVLFAPNVSWVNEPLKNRIEERIGLPVVVENDANAAAWGEAKFGAAAGHDDVVVITVGTGIGGGLILGGSLYRGRFGIGGEPGHYRVVPDGRPCGCGNRGCFEQYASGNALVRAARERAAAATGRAKELLALGDGTVEGIQGSHVTEAARNGDTIALAAFNEIADWLGQGMSDIAALLDPSAFVLAGGVSEAGDLLRAPAAEAYRRKLAGKGHRPYAQVLTATLGPDAGLIGAADLARV; from the coding sequence ATGACTCTCACCATCGGCGTAGACATCGGCGGCACGAAGATCCTGGCCGGCGTGGTCGACGAGAAGGGGAAGATCCTCGACTCGGTCAAGGTCTCCACTCCGGAGAACTCCGACCAGACTGCCGACGCCATCGCCGAGGCGGTGCGCAAGGTCCGCGGTGACCACGAGGTCGTCGCCGTGGGCCTGGGCGCCGCCGGCTTCATCGACGCCGACCGCGCCACCGTGCTGTTCGCCCCCAACGTCTCCTGGGTCAACGAGCCGCTGAAGAACCGCATCGAGGAGCGCATCGGCCTGCCGGTGGTCGTGGAGAACGACGCCAACGCCGCGGCCTGGGGCGAGGCCAAGTTCGGCGCCGCGGCCGGCCACGACGACGTCGTGGTGATAACCGTCGGCACCGGCATCGGCGGCGGCCTGATCCTGGGCGGCTCCCTGTACCGCGGCCGCTTCGGCATCGGCGGCGAGCCCGGCCACTACCGCGTGGTCCCCGACGGCCGGCCCTGCGGCTGCGGCAACCGCGGCTGCTTCGAGCAGTACGCCTCCGGCAACGCCCTGGTCCGCGCCGCCCGCGAGCGCGCCGCCGCGGCCACGGGGCGGGCCAAGGAGCTGCTCGCGCTCGGCGACGGCACCGTCGAGGGCATCCAGGGCTCGCACGTCACCGAGGCCGCCCGCAACGGCGACACGATAGCGCTGGCGGCCTTCAACGAGATCGCCGACTGGCTCGGCCAGGGCATGTCGGACATCGCCGCGCTGCTGGACCCCAGCGCCTTCGTGCTGGCCGGCGGCGTCTCCGAGGCCGGCGACCTGCTGCGCGCCCCGGCCGCCGAGGCCTACCGGCGCAAGCTGGCCGGCAAGGGGCACCGGCCGTACGCGCAGGTGCTGACCGCGACGCTGGGGCCGGACGCCGGTCTGATCGGCGCCGCGGACCTCGCCCGGGTCTGA
- a CDS encoding DUF5304 family protein, with protein MSDNQKKDDIPFEDIPPRPAAADSADSAVGDDAGDGGIGGIGAVQGDKTPETDNADPGSAGRAAQASEERTPPGPGSTGPTGVREDLGTLADEARKLWSALEARVVAPAVQSYPEVARHLGAAGREVAAAFRSAVRGSEQSWRDSGPGGDKAGQQEKIIVERVDRIDPSEQKNRD; from the coding sequence GTGAGCGATAACCAGAAAAAAGACGACATCCCCTTCGAGGACATCCCGCCGCGCCCGGCCGCTGCCGACAGCGCCGACAGCGCCGTCGGCGATGACGCCGGCGACGGCGGCATCGGCGGCATCGGCGCAGTTCAGGGCGACAAGACCCCCGAAACGGACAACGCGGACCCCGGCTCCGCCGGCCGCGCCGCGCAGGCTTCCGAGGAACGGACACCGCCCGGTCCCGGCTCGACAGGGCCCACCGGGGTGCGCGAGGATCTCGGGACGCTCGCCGATGAGGCGCGCAAGCTCTGGTCGGCCCTCGAGGCGCGCGTCGTGGCCCCGGCGGTCCAGTCGTACCCTGAGGTGGCGCGCCACCTCGGCGCCGCCGGCCGCGAGGTCGCCGCGGCGTTCCGGTCGGCGGTGCGCGGCTCCGAGCAGTCCTGGCGGGATTCCGGTCCCGGCGGCGACAAGGCAGGACAGCAGGAGAAGATCATCGTCGAACGGGTGGACCGGATCGATCCGTCCGAACAGAAGAACAGGGACTAA
- a CDS encoding ArsA-related P-loop ATPase: MTRLLFLTGPGGAGTTTLAAATALRAAGSGHRTLLLGVADAGELAAVLGASGVSGDGNVLDIDDALDDDFDDLKDSGAAADSAAADSEDIEVTASSEDTRNAGNADDSGEPSAANASAVRRTALANLTVRRFDPAAATETALVDLAKLLTGPLAAAGLTAPDATELGPVPGLPDILALREIASAVGSSEWDTVVVDGPPLKAALAMLAWPETAAAALRRVRPIEGQAARALRPLLAGLVGLPTPFAMVTQWTDNAAAEIAAVRASLVHPGSVVRIVGSPAAAVQPLLQATPTLLALHGLRADADTLADVPRQDAEPLGVAALEALGEAVYAGGDPGPGLADPPEPVMLSEGEGYRYDLPLPGVERDQLGLVRSGDELVVSVEVPGVAAQRRAFPLPGALRRCRIASARISDGVLRVGFKPDESLWPERFLADHSDEDTQNGDR; this comes from the coding sequence GTGACGCGGCTGCTCTTCCTCACCGGCCCCGGCGGCGCGGGCACCACGACCCTGGCGGCGGCGACCGCGCTGCGGGCCGCGGGCAGTGGACACCGGACTTTGCTGCTCGGCGTCGCCGACGCCGGGGAGCTCGCCGCGGTGCTCGGCGCGTCGGGTGTCTCCGGGGACGGAAACGTCCTGGACATCGATGACGCCCTCGACGACGACTTCGACGACTTGAAGGACTCCGGGGCCGCCGCAGACTCCGCCGCCGCAGACTCAGAGGACATCGAGGTCACCGCGAGCTCCGAGGACACCCGGAACGCCGGGAACGCCGACGACTCCGGCGAGCCGAGCGCCGCGAACGCCTCGGCCGTCCGCCGCACCGCGCTGGCCAACCTCACCGTCCGCCGCTTCGACCCGGCCGCGGCCACCGAGACCGCGCTGGTCGACCTCGCCAAGCTGCTCACCGGCCCGCTGGCGGCCGCCGGCCTCACGGCGCCGGACGCCACCGAGCTCGGGCCGGTCCCCGGCCTGCCGGACATCCTCGCGCTGCGCGAGATCGCCTCGGCCGTGGGCTCCTCGGAGTGGGACACCGTCGTGGTGGACGGCCCGCCGCTGAAGGCCGCGCTGGCGATGCTGGCCTGGCCCGAGACCGCCGCCGCCGCGCTGCGCCGGGTCCGGCCCATCGAGGGCCAGGCCGCCCGCGCGCTGCGTCCGCTGCTGGCCGGGCTGGTCGGCCTGCCGACCCCGTTCGCGATGGTCACGCAGTGGACCGACAACGCCGCCGCCGAGATCGCCGCCGTGCGGGCCTCGCTGGTGCACCCCGGCAGCGTGGTGCGGATCGTCGGCTCGCCCGCGGCCGCCGTGCAGCCGCTGCTGCAGGCCACCCCGACCCTGCTGGCCCTGCACGGCCTGCGCGCCGACGCCGACACCCTGGCCGACGTGCCGCGCCAGGACGCCGAGCCGCTCGGCGTCGCGGCCCTGGAAGCCCTCGGCGAGGCGGTCTACGCCGGCGGGGATCCCGGTCCCGGCCTGGCCGACCCGCCGGAGCCGGTGATGCTGAGCGAGGGCGAGGGCTACCGCTACGACCTGCCGCTGCCCGGCGTGGAGCGGGACCAGCTCGGCCTGGTGCGCTCCGGCGACGAGCTGGTGGTCAGCGTCGAGGTCCCGGGCGTCGCGGCCCAGCGGCGGGCCTTCCCGCTGCCCGGGGCGCTGCGCCGCTGCCGCATCGCCTCGGCCCGGATCTCGGACGGCGTGCTGCGCGTCGGCTTCAAACCGGACGAGAGCCTGTGGCCCGAGCGGTTCCTGGCGGATCATAGTGATGAAGACACCCAAAACGGTGACCGGTGA
- a CDS encoding SRPBCC family protein gives MSERTKSSIDIAAPPEAVLQVITDFESYPEWAGEVKEARIEERDEAGRATRAWYRMDAGALRDEHTLAYEYPSDVEVRWTLLSSNMMRALDGSYVVEATDAGSHVTYQLAVDVKLPMVGLLKRKVEKLIIDRALSGLKKRVEAISA, from the coding sequence ATGTCCGAGCGCACCAAGTCCAGCATCGACATCGCGGCCCCGCCAGAGGCCGTACTCCAGGTCATCACCGACTTCGAGTCCTATCCGGAATGGGCCGGAGAAGTGAAGGAAGCGCGGATCGAGGAGCGCGACGAGGCCGGCCGCGCCACCCGCGCCTGGTACCGCATGGACGCCGGCGCGCTGCGCGACGAGCACACCCTGGCTTACGAATACCCTTCGGACGTTGAGGTCCGCTGGACTCTCCTGTCCTCGAACATGATGCGGGCGCTGGACGGCTCCTATGTGGTGGAGGCGACCGACGCCGGCAGCCACGTCACCTACCAGCTCGCGGTGGACGTCAAGCTGCCGATGGTCGGCCTGCTCAAGCGCAAGGTCGAGAAGCTGATCATCGACCGCGCGCTGTCCGGGCTGAAGAAGCGTGTCGAGGCGATCTCGGCGTGA